The Camelina sativa cultivar DH55 chromosome 14, Cs, whole genome shotgun sequence genome includes a window with the following:
- the LOC104743864 gene encoding uncharacterized protein LOC104743864 has product MEGPLLTEREDIKIDGDSLSNDEHNIDITVNEDSSSQPHEAKNVEWCNPCTESSVWFIELVMNLVQVVAAIFVTTQAKDEHPETVFLVWIIGYTCGCVAILLIELIVCVFSCVDEDTTDSLKNILKYFFVVWVVLLIWIYSSCLSSLYDNTHTQHFWCVMCGFCCFHLHSYGFAQLC; this is encoded by the exons atGGAGGGCCCTTTGCTGACCGAGAGAGAGGACATCAAAATTGATGGCGATTCTTTATCAAATGATGAGCACAACATCGACATTACAGTCAATGAGGATTCTTCATCACAACCACATGAGGCTAAGAATGTTGAATGGTGTAACCCATGCACAGAATCAAGTGTTTGGTTTATCGAGCTTGTTATGAACTTGGTCCAAGTTGTTGCAGCCATTTTTGTCACGACTCAGGCAAAAGATGAACATCCAGAAACAGTGTTTCTTGTATGGATCATCGGTTACACTTGTGGCTGTGTTGCCATTCTCCTTATTGAACTTATAGTCTGTGTTTTCTCATG CGTCGATGAGGACACCACCGACTCTTTGAAGAATATTCTTAAATATTTCTTCGTGGTTTGGGTTGTGCTGCTCATTTGGATTTATTCTAGCTGTTTATCATCTCTATATGATAATACTCATACTCAACATTTCTGGTGC GTTATGTGTGGGTTTTGTTGCTTTCACTTGCATTCG TATGGATTTGCGCAGCTGTGCTAG
- the LOC104743865 gene encoding uncharacterized protein LOC104743865 produces MRAIHDGYTNRHSFEHKGKKFSLVPLTSLEVHQDQVQLKKSRDKEIKRAKPEICPKNSNFFVKESQVRKSLYSQQPLLLLVYKETLMGFSDLAPDLPSDLIDALHEFSDIFPEENPNGLPPIRGIEHQIDFVLDAPLPNRPAYRTNPLETKELQKHIGELLEKGYIRESLSPCVVHVLLMPKKDGSWRMCVDCPAINNITRGDDVIMDGSNENELIAELEPEEYVAKLESKELVAKEPLFVPEEPMTIAKARKLRNALHGLNQEIMAKESMGKSIWG; encoded by the exons ATGAGGGCGAtacatgatggctacaccaaccgACATTCCTTTGAGCATAAAGGAAAGAAGTTCAGTCTGGTTCCTTTAACTTCGTTGGAGGTCCATCAAGACCAGGTCCAGTTGAAGAAAAGTCGGGACAAAGAAATTAAACGAGCAAAACCTGAGATATGTCCTAAGAACTCTAACTTCTTTGTCAAAGAGAGTCAAGTAAGGAAATCTTTGTACTCTCAACAACCATTGCTTTTGCTTgtgtataaagaaacactaatGGGATTTTCTGACCTTGCACCAGATCTTCCGAGTGATTTGATAGATGCTTTGCATGAATTCTCAGATATCTTTCCAGAAGAGAACCCTAACGGTTTGCCACCAATAAGAGGTATAGAACACCAAATTGACTTCGTTCTAGATGCACCACTTCCAAACCGGCCGGCTTATCGAACCAATCCGTTGGAAACAAAGGAACTTCAAAAGCATATTGGAGAGCTTCTTGAAAAAGGTTACATCAGGGAGAGCCTAAGCCCATGTGTTGTACATGTTCTCCTTATGCCTAAGAAGGATGGCTCTTGGCGCATGTGTGTAGATTGTCCtgccatcaacaacatcacg AGGGgggatgatgtgatcatggatggatcTAATGAGAATGAGCTtatagctgagcttgaacctgaggaataTGTAGCTAAGCTTGAATCAAAGGAGCTTGTAGCTAAGGAACCATTGTTTGTACCTGAAGAACCAATGACTATAGCAAAAGCTAGGAAGCTAAGGAATGCACTTCATGGGCTTAATCAAGAgattatggccaaagagagcatgggaaaatCTAtatggggatga